The Candidatus Zymogenaceae bacterium DNA segment CTTTATTATCACCCGCGGCCATCCCCACGACGGCGTTGTCAAATCCGGGAATGACGTCCCCCGCCCCGATCGTGAACTCCAGAGGCTCCCTTCCCTCGGACGTGTCGAAAACCGTCCCGTCTTGAAAACTGCCGGTATAGTGAACCTTTACGGTATCTCCCTCTTTCGCGTTGGTCATTACGGCTCCTTTCCATTTGTATGTTTATATATCATAACATACCGCCCATCAGGTTCAAAGGGCGTATTTGAAAAGGGTCGAGGGCCCTTTTGCCGTCACGCTGATGGGGGGGTCGTATCGGTACAGGGAGGGGGGGCGTCTCGACGGTGCAGGGGGACATCCCGCCATCTCTCCCCTTCGGGAGAGAAGAGAAATCCATCGCCATGTCGGATCGATTCTGCTATAATTTACACTATGTCTGACCGCTTTGAGGAGGAAACATCTATGAAAGTAACGCTGCCTGAACTCTTCTGGTATGGAAACAAGACCGTCGATATTTCTTTTCCCGAGGACTGGGACGTGGAACTCTGCCCCATGAAGGGTGCTTCGAAACAGCCGATTTCAAGAGACGACATCGCCGCGGCCGTCCGATCCCCCATCGACTCCCCTCCCCTGAAGGAACTTGCACGGGGGAAAAAACGCGCCGTCATCATCTTTGACGACATGACCCGGCCCACGCCGGCGGCGGACATCGCGCCCATCGTCATCGAGGATCTTTTGGCCGGGGGCATGAATGAGGACGACATCACCTTCGTGTGCGCCCTGGGAAACCACGGCGCCCTCAACAACCACGACCTGAGAAAGAAGCTGGGCGCCGATATCCTTGAGCGATTCCGGGTGTACAACCACAACGCCTACGAAAACTGCGTGGACGTGGGCACCACGAGCCTGGGCACAAAGGTGCTCATCAACCGAGAGGTGGCAGGGGCCGATCTGAAAATAGGCATCGGCTGCGTGACCGCCCACGCCCAAACCGGTTTTTCCGGCGGCGGAAAGATCATCCTTCCCGGCGTGTCTCATTACGACACCGCAACCCACTACCACAAGGACGTCTACGAAATGGACCCGGCAAGCTGCGGCCTGGGCAATTTCGACAACAATATCCTCAGAAAGAACATAGAGGAGGCGGCCCGATTGGCGGGGCTGGACTTCAAGATAGACGTGCTCTTCAACGAGCGGGGCCTTGTGACGGACGCTTTCGCCGGCAACTTCGTCCAGGCCCACAAAAAGGCCGTGGAGGTCGCACGGTCCCACTACGCCGCCGACCCGAGGCCCTCAAACAAGAACGTGGTGGTGGCAAACGCCTTCGCCAAGGCCAACGAGATGGCCATCGCCATCCTCTGCGGGGTGCTGGGTCTGGAAAACCTGACCGGCACGGTGGTGGTCATCGCAAACGCGCCGGAGGGCCAGGTGACCCATTACTTGATGCGGAGTTTCGGCCGGGATTACGGCGGCCTGGCGCATCCCCAGGGGCAGCTCATCCCCTCGATCAACCTGATTGTGGTTGCGCCCTACAAGGATCGCCTCTTCGCGGATTGGCTCGCCAACCCGGAACAGATCATCTGGACGAAATCCTGGGACGAGGCCCTGGGACACCTGACCGAGCTTCACAGCCCCGGGACCTCCGTGGGGGTGGTGCCCAACGCCACGATGATGTACTACAGCTCGTAACACTCCCCGACACGACACCCTACACGGGCGCTTCCCGAAAGGGCGGGTGCCCGTGTGTATAGATGACCTATATACAGTAACGGACACACAATCTGGAGGCACCGAAATCATGGCCTTTTTCATACGGCCGGCACAGAAAGCGGACGCAACCGCCCTGGCGGAGATTACCGGTGAATTCGAGATGTACGCCTACGGCTCCATGAAACCAAAGGCGGATATCATGGACCGGGTGCGGGAGCGCATTGACACGATCCTGGGGAGCGATCGTCACCTCCTGCTCACCGCTTGGGACGATTCGGGCGCTTTGTGCGGATACGCCGCCGTCCACTGGCTTCCGTATCTGTTTCTTCCAGGGGTGGAGGGGTATCTCTCGGAGTTGTTCGTCGGGGAAAAATGGCGGGGGACGGGATTGGGATCGCTGCTCATAAGCGCCGTTGAGGCCGAAGCGGTAAAACACGGATGTTATCGGCTGATGCTCATCAACAGCCGTGAGCGGGAATCATACGAGCGGGATTTTTATAAAAAGAAGGGCTGGGCGGAGCGACCCGAGATGGCGAATTTCGTCCGCATCCTGGTGTGACAGGCTCGTTCCGTCACGGTGCTCCCGTATCGGCGTCATGACCACCTGTCTTCTCCTCCACCTGATTTTCCCTCTCCTCCCGCTCATGCCAGCCAAGGTTGGTCTCCGCCAGCTTTTGAAGATCTTAAAATATTTTTCATTTTCCATTCATTTGATTCTCTTTTAATTCGACCTTTCTTAAAAAAGTATGACGTTCAAGTATAAAACAATACCCATTTTTTCAGATTTTTCTGTTTTTTCTTGACAACTAAAAAAGTTACCTATAAATTTCTTAAATCTTTTGAATAAATGTATAGAAGTACTCACATTGGATGGGAATAAACAATTATGAGCAGTAAAAAGTCCTCCAATACGGTAAGAAATGAAAGGGGAACCCCTTTATACAAATTAAATAGGCTAAGAGAAAATGTCCTCACATCGCTACTTGACGACTTAGTCAATATGAAAGAAACAGGACTTGAGGATGATTATTGTAAAATCATTGATAGATCTTTAGAATACACTACTAATTTTGCAACTGAAATCCCCTCGTCATATATTCGTGCGCCTTTATATAAACATTTCAGCAATTTTAGAGAAACATATAAAAAATGGAATGATCTAAAAGGTGATTCTAAAGAAATAGTTGCAGAAAGAGAAAAAAAGCTAAAAAAGCTCCGAAAAATCAGGAAAAAAATAACAGATAGTATAAGTATGCGGCAGGTAGAACTTCAAAACAACCTGGATGAACAGGTTTTAACAGACATTTACCATTCTTTTCACTTAGTTATAGTCAAAGCACCTGAAGTGTTTGTAAACTTAAGCAAAGCACTATATACAATAGTAAAAAAGATTGGAAAATTCTTTTGACATTTTGGGTAAATAAAACTGATATCTTAAATAATTCCTGAACCAACAGTAGTCCCACCTCAGCCTCCCCCTAAAATCTTCCACCGCCTCCCTGTGATCTTTCTAGAAACTTTTTCTGTATATACGTTCAATAAAGATCTCCGTCTCCCTATTCATGCATTCGTCTTGCATCTCCCGACGGAATCCCTGGGGCGACAGAGCCGATCATGCAGCTCGAAAGCCCCAGGGATTCGGCGGTGAGCATGGCGTAGGTGGCGGCCGCCAGGGGGTCCGCCGGATCGACGCCAGCTACGGGGGAAAAGGCCGGCTAACACCGGCCTTTTATCACAAATCAAAAAAATACTTCCTTATCCAACCACCCTACCACCTGATCACATCCCGGGTGTCGCACGCCCTTCGTATCAATAGAACCGCACCCCGCCGAGGCTCCTCGTCACACCCCTTCGGTACGACATCCGTGAATAGCCGAAGATGACCATGATGCCCTGTCGGCTCCTCTTCGGGATGCCGTATTTCTCCTTGACTTTTCCGCCGCCTGTCTGGAGAAACGGGGCGACTGAGCCGATCATGCAGTTCGAAAGCCCCTGAGACTCGGCGGCGAGCACGGCGTATGTGGCGGCCACCAGGGGGTCCGCCGGATCGGCGCCGGCGGATGTGTAAAAATACATCGCCAGCGGCGCATTATAGAGCAGCCAGTCGACCCCCTGTTCCCGTTTTTCACGCAAGACGTCTATCAGCGGAAGCACGAAGGTCTTGAGAGATTCGATCTCCTCTTTCGCGTAAAAGGCGCGCATGAATATCCGCATCGGGAGAGAAAACACCCAGCGGGATTTCACCATGAGATCGACCATGTCTCCTGCGAATTCCGCCACCTTTTCACGATTATCCAGAATCAATATCTCCACATCCGACGGCGGAATGCCCATGGGCGCCGTGGCGACGGCCTCCACGACGGCATCGATGACGTTTCGGGGGACGCCCCGGTCGTCGAACGTCCGGACGCTCCGCCGAGAGCGCATCAGGTTCAACAGCTCACCATACTTCGTCCGGGACGCTTCGTCGGGGAGATCGAAGAGCATCTCCGGAGACATGTCCCTGCCCCGAACGATAACGGCGTTGTTGGGGCACACCATCATGCAGTGTCCGCACCCGATACAGCCGAAATATCGATCCTGATCGACCGTCACCTGGCCGTCCGTCATCTGAAGGGGCGCACCGTGACACACCGATACGCACCTGCCGCAGCCTGTGCAGAGGGCGGCATCAATGACAACGTCCGCCGCCGTATCGAACCGCGCCGTTTTCAGAGCCATCTATATCCTCCCATCGCCGTGTATACAGAGAAAGGACCGGGGCCTACCCGAATCC contains these protein-coding regions:
- a CDS encoding DUF2088 domain-containing protein, with amino-acid sequence MKVTLPELFWYGNKTVDISFPEDWDVELCPMKGASKQPISRDDIAAAVRSPIDSPPLKELARGKKRAVIIFDDMTRPTPAADIAPIVIEDLLAGGMNEDDITFVCALGNHGALNNHDLRKKLGADILERFRVYNHNAYENCVDVGTTSLGTKVLINREVAGADLKIGIGCVTAHAQTGFSGGGKIILPGVSHYDTATHYHKDVYEMDPASCGLGNFDNNILRKNIEEAARLAGLDFKIDVLFNERGLVTDAFAGNFVQAHKKAVEVARSHYAADPRPSNKNVVVANAFAKANEMAIAILCGVLGLENLTGTVVVIANAPEGQVTHYLMRSFGRDYGGLAHPQGQLIPSINLIVVAPYKDRLFADWLANPEQIIWTKSWDEALGHLTELHSPGTSVGVVPNATMMYYSS
- a CDS encoding GNAT family N-acetyltransferase; this encodes MAFFIRPAQKADATALAEITGEFEMYAYGSMKPKADIMDRVRERIDTILGSDRHLLLTAWDDSGALCGYAAVHWLPYLFLPGVEGYLSELFVGEKWRGTGLGSLLISAVEAEAVKHGCYRLMLINSRERESYERDFYKKKGWAERPEMANFVRILV
- a CDS encoding nitroreductase family protein, coding for MALKTARFDTAADVVIDAALCTGCGRCVSVCHGAPLQMTDGQVTVDQDRYFGCIGCGHCMMVCPNNAVIVRGRDMSPEMLFDLPDEASRTKYGELLNLMRSRRSVRTFDDRGVPRNVIDAVVEAVATAPMGIPPSDVEILILDNREKVAEFAGDMVDLMVKSRWVFSLPMRIFMRAFYAKEEIESLKTFVLPLIDVLREKREQGVDWLLYNAPLAMYFYTSAGADPADPLVAATYAVLAAESQGLSNCMIGSVAPFLQTGGGKVKEKYGIPKRSRQGIMVIFGYSRMSYRRGVTRSLGGVRFY